From one Microtus ochrogaster isolate Prairie Vole_2 unplaced genomic scaffold, MicOch1.0 UNK99, whole genome shotgun sequence genomic stretch:
- the Rab5b gene encoding LOW QUALITY PROTEIN: ras-related protein Rab-5B (The sequence of the model RefSeq protein was modified relative to this genomic sequence to represent the inferred CDS: substituted 1 base at 1 genomic stop codon), with protein sequence MTSRSTARPNGQPQASKICQFKLVLLGESAVGKSSLVLRFVKGQFHEYQESTIGGECLTKLQYLVGHERTVRVPHENEKAILLLSFXEAQAYADDNSLLFMETSAKTAMNVNDLFLAIAKKLPKSEPQNLGGAAGRSRGVDLHEQSQQNKSQCCSN encoded by the exons ATGACTAGCAGAAGTACAGCCAGGCCCAATGGGCAGCCCCAGGCCAGCAAAATATGCCAGTTCAAACTGGTCCTGCTGGGAGAGTCAGCAGTGGGGAAATCTAGCCTGGTGTTACGCTTTGTCAAAGGACAGTTCCATGAGTACCAGGAAAGTACCATTGGAGGTGAGTGTCTAACGAAGCTTCAGTACTTAGTGGGGCATGAAAGGACCGTTAG AGTGCCGCATGAGAATGAGAAAGCAATACTACTTTTGTCCTTTTAGGAGGCTCAGGCATATGCAGATGACAACAGCTTATTATTTATGGAGACTTCAGCTAAGACTGCTATGAACGTGAATGATCTCTTCCTGGCAATAG CAAAGAAGTTGCCAAAGAGTGAACCCCAGAATCTGGGGGGTGCAGCAGGCCGGAGTCGAGGCGTGGATCTCCATGAGCAGTCCCAGCAGAACAAGAGCCAGTGTTGTAGCAACTGA